The genomic interval CGAGGATGCCCTCAAGACCGTCCTGAAGAAGGCTGTCATTAACGACGGTCTCGTCCGAGGTCTGCGAGAGTGCTCTAAGGCCCTTTCTCGACGAGAGGCCGAGCTCTGTGTCCTGTGTGACTCTGTCACCGACGAGTCTTACCTCAAGCTCGTTGAGGCTCTTTGCAACgagcccgaggagaagatccCCCTTGTCAAGGTCCCCGATGCCAAGCAGCTCGGTGAGTGGGCTGGTCTCTGCCAGCTCGACCGAGAGGGTAACGCCCGAAAGGTCGTCGGTGCTTCTTGTGtcgtcatcaccaactGGGGTGAGGACTCCGAGGCTCGACAGTTCCTCCTCGACTCCATTGCTTCTCAGTAAATGCGTTGCAATCAAAAGCGTAAGCAATAAAATGCCACATGGCTTATTTAATATCTGAGAGATTGTAGACATGTAAGAGTAGCGAGTGATTGGAGATGTGTAATGGCAGTAAGAAAAGTTTTGCATGGCTGTATGTATCGCACATGTCATACAGTACCACAACCATGAGATCTGCTGTGGCACTGATGAATGACGGTCTCAGGATCGGGGAAGACATACATCAACACAGTTGTGTATCAAGGATGTTGTTAATTGCAATGTAGGACTTCTGCGGCACATCGTATTCGCCGAAGAACCtcctgtacaagtagctagGGAGACACATACTCTGAAAGCCGTGCACATTCGGGACCCTCTCGGTCAGTGAGACTCGCTGATGACAGTTCAACCAGGGTCATGATCTATGGAACTCTTATCTGCTTCctatatactgtagatggCCATAGCCTTACACAGCCCTCTACCCGACGATATCTAGCTGTGATAGTGCTTCCTTCTGACACTTCTAACGAGACAAGTGGTGATAAATGTTATACAATTGAGTCTCACGGACGCCACACTGATTATtgatgtacatactgtattaTTCGCCAGTGTTAGTACAAATCATTCTGGACATGAATTGTGTGTTGGTGGAACATAATTCGGtttgtaccagtacatacctaTATAAAAACATATAAAAGATCTAAAAATCTTAATGAAACATGAATATATGATACATTCAGTAGTCTTGTATTATTTTACTGAATAGAAAAGTCAATAGTGTATCAAGAGAAGCCCCTATAACAAAGAAACAGCTCTTTTTTCGAGTTCCTGTTTTGAAACAAATCTCATATCCCCTCTTCAGTTATCATTGACTCTTCCTTTTCCATCATTGGCAGCAGGCCATATCAATGGACCATGAACAACACCTAAAGAAGCAGTTGCAATGGACCAGGGGTCGATAAATTCAAACGCTGAATTTGCAGTCTTGCAGTCAATAGATATAGCTTCCTTGATATCAACTCCACACTTGGTTCTCTGCCCTCCATAtacaagtccaagtacaagtgctctAGATATCCCCTCTAGACCATCCTTTTAGCTTCCACCATAGCAAGTATTACACTAACTGTATCGATACAGCATATGTTCCActccttgtgcttgtaaaagtacaagtacttgcaataaaccaaaaaaagaaagatAACACTACCCAATTCATAGTGCTTATTCATCAATTTGATCATGTTCTAGCTATGCCAACCACCACCGTGTAATCACATCTTGTTGTATTGGCTCTCGTTTAACGAAATCTTGTTGGTTGCACTTGTCATGCACTTGTCATGCAACTAAATGCAAGGTTTCAATAACAGTCCCACTTGGGATATACTGAACTTGATCGAGTGAAAAAAAGTGCTGATAACTGGACCTTTTAGTACTAAAAAGATGTGCAAAAATAAACCAAATAGTATTCAGAACGAAAAATGCGAGTAGATTGGCATACCTTAGAGTACCACATGTAATAATAACTTTGCGAGTAATGGTCGTTAAGTGTCATCAAACTGTAGCTGAAAGGCAACCAATACTCAggctgtacttgtattgtagtcGGAAACACCCCGGATGTATTATCGGCAAACGTCTCACAACTGTCTGGCACTTTTATCCATTCATTAGTATACTCGTCCTTCTATGGTGCACCTCTATTGTGATGAGAACATTCATGAGAGACACTAAACACAGTATATACTACAGCAAGACTTTCaacacaagtacaataccaCACATCTACACACACCTAGGATATACTAAAAAGTGTAGAAAAACAAGCGCTTGAGCACTCatccctcctccacctctcaCCGTTAGTTATATATACACTCTATGCCCTCCTTTTTTCTGAACGTGCTCATTTCAACATTGCTTTTCTGAGCTCCCTCGCCTCAGCTCGCTTCTTATCTCAGCtcgctctcctcctctAATCACTGTCGCTATCGTCACTTGCAGCACTGTCGCTATCATAGCCAATCTTGGCCTGTGCggcgtcctcctccttctgctcaacctccttatcttcctcctctgccttttcctcggcaatctcctcgatGGGATCCTCGTCTGTGAATTTCGTCTTCTTTCGCTGGGGCTCTTCGCTCACAGCGCCCCCTGACTGTGCGGGATAGGTATCAACCAGAGAACCAGACAGGTAAACCATGTTGGCAGTGTGAACGCTCTTGATGATGAACTCCAGCTTGCCCTCGACTCGCTTGCCAGAGCCGTCCGACCAGTAGCCCATGGACTGACGAACTcggtccttcttggcggctGTCGGCTGTCCTGACTCAGCAAAGGGAGTGAAGACCCAGTCCTCAGGAATGTTGGCGTACTTGATGGAACAGTTGAAGGTGTcgtggacaagaagaccgaTATGAGAAGGAGTCTGCATGTTTACGTATCCCTCCAGACGGTCGCCGACCTGAGGCTTCCACACAAGAAGGTCTGTACTAATCCACATGAAGGTGAATGGGGACTCGTTGACAAACTTGCCCATGACAGCAGAGCCCTCAGAGTCGCTTCCCCGTTTGTACAGCTTGAGGTTGTAATGTGCCAGAACCACGCCGCCCGCAGGAGCAAAGTAGCGGGCCACCAGTGGGTCCAGATGCTGGCTTTTGATGCCAGCCACGGGCTTCTGGCTGAACATGGGCGCCAGAGACACATACATGGAGGTCGAGACCTTGTGGAAACACTCGGAGATTCCGGTGGCCGAGTCGACGGGGTTTTTACGCTTGAGAGCCATGCTTTTCAGCACCTCTTGCGTCTCCGAAATCGTTTTGGCGACCATGACGTTGGGGTGTTTTTGCAGACAGGATAAAATTCCAAATTTTTAAATTTTGCCTTtcctggtcacgtgaacatGCATGGTGGGAGGAAATTTGTCAAACCTGCAGCCAGCAGGACGCAGACAGGACTGGGAGACATAGCTGAGAATGATTAGTCAGTTTTATGATGTtgtggcggtggtggaggcGGATTAGTCAGCGAATCGATACTGATGTGAAGAAGCACCATGTCGATTATACCACAGCCCgcgagaagctggtggtAGTGACGAGGCTGAACGGAGGAGCGAGCAGTTGGTCACAGAGAGTTAAAATAACGCGGGAAATCTATCACCCAATATAGCTGTGTCTGCTTGTAGGAGATGTTAGCACATCTGTAGGTGACTGCAATTGAGTATTCCATCGTAGGAAGATGAGTGGCATGTCTGTAGTAGGGTCCATCAAACAGTTCAGCTCCAACACCGTGAAGAGCGGCGAGAAAGAGTGGGGTATCGTATGGAATCAGGTTAGCGATTTGGCGGATTGACATTGTTGGACAGCGGTCAAGGCTTCTTCACAAGGATAGTTATATGCCCATGTCTTGAAGTGACAAGTTGTGCAGTCAGTTACAGTAATGCACAGGTGGCCCGCTAATGGCATGTCCAAAGCAGTGCATTCGAAGTTGTCCATTCAGACCTTTAGGCTTGTACTCCCGTTAATATTCGTCATGAGCATTAAACCGAAAGTCCACAAACGTCTTCCTGGCCTCATCAACCACACACATACTCTGAACCGACAGTCTCCCGTACACGTCCATTCGCAGACACACCTTTTCACTGACCCCCACGGCCTCTCTGCACTTGACCAGCTCACCAAATAGGTATCCCGATTGTACAATGACGTTTCCCTCTGGATCCTGGTCCGGGTCGTCAATCACAAAGGTATCCAAAACATTTCTCTCGTTAGGATAAGCAATCACGTTGCGTCCAAACTCGCCCGTGCTCTCCAATCTGAAATGAGGAATCGCTCTAGTCTGAGCTATTATCCGCACATACTGCGACTTGGCACCTTCCAAATCACGAAGAGCCTGGGTCAGCAGATGCGCCGACAGAATCACCTTGAGAACCACCTCGCTGGGGTCCAGATTCAGACTCTCCGACTGCTTGTCTGTATCCTGATTCAGAAATTCACACGAAGTCGTAAACTGGTCGTTTCGAAACACGAATTTGAGCGGGTGATCTGGCCCAGAGTAAAGGATTCGACACGTCTGCGATGCTCCCGAAGAATCAACTCTTCGGTCCTCAGCATTACCTCCCGCTTTGTCACTAATCACGTCATTCTTGCCAAACATCTCGAGACACGTGGTCAGCGAAGCTAGAGACAATCTGTAGGGTGGAAAGAAGGCGGGCTCGTCATCAGATCCTTCGGCATCCTGATCGTTGAAGTTGTACATCGAAAACAGGTTTTTCTTGACCAGCACCACGGCCTGACTGGAT from Yarrowia lipolytica chromosome 1F, complete sequence carries:
- a CDS encoding 40S ribosomal protein eS12 (Compare to YALI0F06160g, similar to Saccharomyces cerevisiae RPS12 (YOR369C); ancestral locus Anc_7.11, highly similar to uniprot|P48589 Saccharomyces cerevisiae YOR369c), with the protein product MSDSEVIAEVEVAAAAPSGGLTLEDALKTVLKKAVINDGLVRGLRECSKALSRREAELCVLCDSVTDESYLKLVEALCNEPEEKIPLVKVPDAKQLGEWAGLCQLDREGNARKVVGASCVVITNWGEDSEARQFLLDSIASQ
- a CDS encoding uncharacterized protein (Compare to YALI0F06182g, similar to uniprot|P46669 Saccharomyces cerevisiae YOR340c RPA43 DNA-directed RNA polymerase I 36 KD subunit, similar to Saccharomyces cerevisiae RPA43 (YOR340C); ancestral locus Anc_7.52), whose protein sequence is MVAKTISETQEVLKSMALKRKNPVDSATGISECFHKVSTSMYVSLAPMFSQKPVAGIKSQHLDPLVARYFAPAGGVVLAHYNLKLYKRGSDSEGSAVMGKFVNESPFTFMWISTDLLVWKPQVGDRLEGYVNMQTPSHIGLLVHDTFNCSIKYANIPEDWVFTPFAESGQPTAAKKDRVRQSMGYWSDGSGKRVEGKLEFIIKSVHTANMVYLSGSLVDTYPAQSGGAVSEEPQRKKTKFTDEDPIEEIAEEKAEEEDKEVEQKEEDAAQAKIGYDSDSAASDDSDSD
- a CDS encoding uncharacterized protein (Compare to YALI0F06204g, similar to Saccharomyces cerevisiae RAD17 (YOR368W); ancestral locus Anc_7.12, weakly similar to uniprot|P22193 Schizosaccharomyces pombe DNA repair protein rad1), producing MLWLWNLTLIRSTPPHMPTLLFSGTTTCVSHLYTILKAIALMSKHVSLEIMSDGFKFTVDVDSRSSQAVVLVKKNLFSMYNFNDQDAEGSDDEPAFFPPYRLSLASLTTCLEMFGKNDVISDKAGGNAEDRRVDSSGASQTCRILYSGPDHPLKFVFRNDQFTTSCEFLNQDTDKQSESLNLDPSEVVLKVILSAHLLTQALRDLEGAKSQYVRIIAQTRAIPHFRLESTGEFGRNVIAYPNERNVLDTFVIDDPDQDPEGNVIVQSGYLFGELVKCREAVGVSEKVCLRMDVYGRLSVQSMCVVDEARKTFVDFRFNAHDEY